A single region of the Thermodesulfatator indicus DSM 15286 genome encodes:
- the amrA gene encoding AmmeMemoRadiSam system protein A, protein MAKVVGLNEAEKALLLYIARESITSALEGRPPRLPREIPPKLLEPYGAFVTLHKHGQLRGCIGTFHPEGPLYKTVFEMARSAAFNDPRFPPVTLEELSEIDIEISVLSPMWRATSIDEIEVGKHGIYIIRGINRGVLLPQVAVEYGWDRETFLDHTCLKAGLPPGCWQDPETEIYLFTAEIFSEKELGLGPVYGVH, encoded by the coding sequence ATGGCCAAAGTAGTAGGGCTTAACGAAGCAGAAAAGGCACTTTTGCTTTATATAGCTAGGGAGAGTATTACGAGCGCCCTTGAGGGGCGCCCTCCCCGTCTCCCTCGAGAAATTCCTCCGAAACTTTTGGAGCCTTATGGGGCCTTTGTGACTTTGCATAAGCATGGCCAGTTAAGGGGTTGTATTGGTACTTTTCATCCTGAAGGTCCTCTATATAAAACTGTTTTTGAAATGGCACGCTCGGCAGCTTTTAATGATCCGCGTTTTCCTCCTGTAACTTTAGAGGAACTTTCTGAAATTGATATAGAAATTTCTGTGCTTTCTCCTATGTGGAGGGCGACAAGTATAGATGAAATTGAAGTAGGTAAACACGGTATTTACATAATAAGGGGTATAAATCGAGGTGTTTTGCTTCCTCAGGTAGCTGTAGAATACGGTTGGGATAGAGAGACCTTTCTAGACCATACCTGTCTTAAAGCAGGCCTTCCTCCAGGTTGCTGGCAAGACCCTGAAACAGAAATATATCTTTTTACTGCTGAAATCTTTAGCGAAAAAGAACTCGGCCTTGGCCCTGTATACGGCGTACATTAA
- a CDS encoding AsnC family transcriptional regulator yields MDQKDKILLTEIQKRFPLESAPYQSLARKLSISEEEVITRLNKLKKAGILRQIGAIFNPHALGYQTSLVAAAVPEEKFSQAADVINAFPGVSHNYLRNHFYNMWFTIAVPPNEPFEETLAELIKKAGVSRFLILPIKRIFHIAVVYDLNENHTEDNNIDFSFSDTDMKNFLVPDEKTISLVKLTQEDLPRVSRPFQEIARKIGLDEGEVLSWIKDSLNKGIIRRFAGLVRHTRAGVRGNIMVAWEVPEDQLEKVGKALAKEKKITHCYERKSYPEWPYNLYTMVHAQSPEEALNFVENKANELKISSYLPLETIKELKKTRLKLFW; encoded by the coding sequence ATGGATCAAAAAGATAAAATTCTACTTACGGAGATACAAAAACGTTTTCCTTTAGAGAGTGCGCCCTATCAAAGCTTAGCCAGAAAGCTTTCAATTTCTGAAGAAGAAGTAATAACTCGCTTAAATAAGCTAAAAAAGGCGGGTATATTGCGCCAGATAGGCGCTATTTTTAATCCGCACGCCCTGGGTTATCAAACAAGCTTGGTGGCGGCTGCTGTTCCTGAAGAGAAATTTAGCCAGGCAGCAGATGTAATCAATGCCTTTCCCGGCGTAAGTCATAATTATCTGCGTAATCATTTTTATAATATGTGGTTTACTATCGCTGTCCCTCCCAATGAACCCTTTGAGGAAACTTTGGCTGAATTAATTAAAAAGGCTGGTGTTTCTCGGTTTCTTATTTTGCCTATTAAGCGTATTTTTCATATCGCCGTGGTTTACGATCTCAATGAAAATCATACTGAAGACAATAATATAGATTTTTCTTTTTCAGATACAGATATGAAAAATTTTCTCGTTCCCGACGAGAAAACCATTTCTTTGGTCAAGTTAACCCAAGAAGATCTTCCGCGAGTATCAAGGCCTTTTCAAGAAATAGCCAGGAAAATCGGACTCGATGAAGGAGAAGTTCTATCTTGGATTAAAGATAGTCTTAATAAGGGTATTATAAGACGTTTTGCCGGTCTTGTACGCCATACCAGGGCCGGAGTTAGGGGAAATATCATGGTAGCCTGGGAAGTTCCAGAGGATCAGCTAGAAAAGGTAGGGAAGGCTTTAGCGAAAGAGAAAAAAATTACCCACTGTTATGAGAGAAAAAGTTACCCTGAATGGCCTTACAATCTTTACACCATGGTACATGCCCAAAGTCCTGAAGAGGCTTTAAATTTCGTTGAAAATAAAGCTAATGAGCTTAAAATTTCTTCTTATCTCCCCCTTGAAACAATCAAGGAACTCAAGAAAACTCGTCTTAAACTCTTCTGGTAG
- a CDS encoding anthranilate synthase component II — MAIRLVVIDNYDSFTYNLVQLLGIMCEKLAPGSEIKVFRNDETTVEAIKEQSPTHVVISPGPCTPAEAGISVSLIKELAGEVPVLGVCLGHQCIGAAFGGRIVRAKRLMHGKTSRIEHDEKGIFINLPQPFEAMRYHSLVIEEESLPEELYVTARDEEGEIMGVRHREFPIEGVQFHPESIGTSLYAWKRLRRPPKDWDFTSEELPEGVILLRNFLFPEDF; from the coding sequence ATGGCCATACGTCTGGTGGTTATTGATAATTACGATTCTTTTACTTATAACCTGGTTCAACTTCTGGGAATTATGTGTGAAAAACTGGCACCCGGAAGTGAAATCAAAGTCTTTCGTAACGATGAAACTACCGTTGAGGCCATAAAAGAGCAATCTCCCACCCATGTGGTTATTTCTCCCGGTCCGTGCACCCCAGCTGAAGCAGGCATCTCTGTATCTTTGATTAAAGAACTAGCAGGTGAAGTACCAGTTCTTGGTGTTTGCCTGGGGCATCAGTGTATTGGTGCGGCCTTTGGTGGACGTATAGTTCGGGCCAAACGCCTTATGCACGGTAAAACCTCACGAATTGAACATGACGAGAAAGGCATTTTTATAAATCTTCCTCAGCCCTTTGAGGCTATGCGCTACCATTCTTTGGTAATAGAAGAAGAAAGTCTTCCTGAGGAGCTCTATGTTACGGCCCGTGATGAAGAGGGAGAAATCATGGGTGTGCGTCATCGGGAATTTCCCATAGAGGGCGTCCAGTTTCATCCTGAGTCCATTGGGACTTCTCTTTATGCCTGGAAGCGCCTGAGACGCCCTCCCAAAGATTGGGATTTTACCTCTGAAGAGCTGCCTGAGGGAGTGATTCTTCTGCGCAACTTTCTTTTCCCTGAGGATTTTTAA
- a CDS encoding PEP-CTERM sorting domain-containing protein — protein sequence MKLKIWLLALSFLWLVSGAWAITITVDGDLSDWGLNTSSFGENSNDWDPNIPGVFVFQEDWVGNNGYLEPGYGGQKYDVEAILATFDAENLYIAIATGFPQVGTEWDAGDISLDIGNDGTWDYAVVVSNYVDGSENRGLNLGGVYEVDSWRDVYYSSHGVSNPFRMENGSYIGGGSLAYSDDPDHSFSRFFIEVAIPLDLIDWSSDHIAKIHWTMECGNDYGEVVAHTPEPATYMLLGVGLFLTAIFIRKQRKA from the coding sequence ATGAAACTCAAAATTTGGTTGCTGGCCTTATCCTTTTTATGGTTGGTCTCAGGAGCCTGGGCCATAACTATAACCGTAGATGGCGATTTAAGCGACTGGGGGCTTAATACGTCTAGCTTCGGAGAAAATAGTAACGATTGGGACCCGAATATACCTGGTGTTTTTGTTTTTCAGGAAGACTGGGTAGGAAATAACGGCTACCTTGAACCAGGTTATGGCGGGCAAAAATACGATGTTGAAGCTATTTTAGCCACTTTTGATGCGGAAAATCTTTATATCGCCATAGCCACGGGTTTTCCTCAAGTGGGTACGGAGTGGGACGCCGGAGACATTTCCCTTGATATTGGAAACGACGGCACCTGGGATTATGCGGTAGTGGTCTCTAATTATGTTGACGGTTCAGAAAACCGCGGTTTAAATCTCGGCGGCGTATATGAGGTAGATTCCTGGCGGGATGTCTATTATTCCAGTCACGGCGTATCTAATCCGTTCCGTATGGAAAACGGTTCGTATATTGGGGGAGGCTCTTTAGCCTATAGTGATGACCCAGACCATAGCTTTTCCCGTTTTTTTATAGAGGTAGCCATTCCGTTAGACCTAATTGACTGGTCTTCTGATCATATAGCAAAAATTCACTGGACCATGGAGTGCGGCAATGATTATGGCGAAGTGGTAGCTCACACCCCTGAGCCAGCCACTTACATGCTTCTCGGAGTCGGGCTTTTTCTGACTGCTATTTTCATCAGAAAACAAAGAAAAGCTTAA
- a CDS encoding metal-sensitive transcriptional regulator, with protein sequence MKTKDSKKQLINRLKRAQGQLKALVEMIETDAPCEKTVVQFKAAKAAFDSAYALFLELALEKCLAQKDQETLKLILKHLCQIRVEGTNEEKKD encoded by the coding sequence ATGAAAACTAAAGATTCTAAAAAGCAGCTGATAAATCGTCTGAAACGAGCTCAGGGGCAACTTAAGGCCCTTGTGGAGATGATTGAAACAGACGCTCCTTGTGAAAAAACCGTGGTGCAGTTTAAGGCAGCCAAAGCGGCTTTTGATAGTGCTTACGCTTTGTTTCTAGAGTTAGCCCTTGAAAAATGCCTGGCCCAAAAAGACCAGGAGACACTGAAGTTAATTCTAAAACATTTATGTCAAATAAGAGTGGAGGGAACAAATGAAGAAAAGAAAGATTAA
- a CDS encoding HlyD family secretion protein, translated as MNTSKRKNLSYIILIVLLVGLLVWLALFLHHRMRYAISNAVFVETDKLVYSSFSQVAGKIIKVSKDEGETVKKGDVLAILDDSPYQKIYARLLAEKASAEKEKEALKIAITRLKQHLALKESQVQQKIYQLKEERKAALAQVEALSSQIAQLQRDQKRFATLVAKNLAPKRKLEEIETNLKQLSRQQKALAFKAEALKYGLVAAKKELAMVENQKKTIKEQKERLKALEDKIKALSASVAAAKLNLKYTKLVSPIDGIVAKRFHVAGDVVGPGQPVYALVDPKNLYILVLLEETKLKGVEVGCPVNIKIDAFPDEKFKGEVAEILPATAAKFALVPRDVSAGEFTKVAQRVPIKIRITEGPVKILRVGLGGEVEIKRK; from the coding sequence ATGAACACTTCTAAGCGAAAGAATCTCAGTTACATAATTCTTATAGTCCTTTTAGTAGGCTTGTTGGTCTGGCTGGCTCTCTTTCTTCACCATCGTATGCGTTACGCCATTTCTAACGCTGTCTTCGTAGAAACAGATAAACTCGTTTACTCAAGCTTTTCCCAAGTGGCAGGGAAAATCATCAAGGTCTCCAAAGATGAAGGAGAAACAGTTAAAAAAGGCGATGTTTTGGCCATTCTTGATGACTCTCCCTACCAAAAAATTTATGCACGTTTATTAGCCGAAAAAGCTTCCGCAGAAAAAGAAAAAGAGGCCCTTAAAATCGCCATCACCCGCCTTAAACAACACCTTGCCCTCAAAGAATCTCAAGTACAACAGAAAATTTATCAACTCAAAGAAGAACGAAAGGCCGCTTTGGCTCAGGTAGAGGCACTCTCCTCTCAAATTGCTCAGCTCCAAAGAGACCAAAAAAGATTTGCCACCCTTGTGGCTAAAAACCTCGCTCCCAAACGCAAGCTTGAAGAAATAGAAACCAATCTCAAACAGCTTTCTCGCCAGCAAAAAGCCCTGGCCTTTAAAGCCGAAGCCCTTAAATACGGTCTTGTGGCTGCTAAAAAAGAACTAGCCATGGTCGAAAACCAGAAAAAGACCATCAAAGAACAAAAAGAGCGCTTAAAGGCCCTTGAAGACAAAATCAAAGCCCTTTCTGCTTCTGTAGCCGCAGCTAAACTTAATTTAAAATATACCAAACTGGTATCCCCTATAGACGGCATAGTGGCCAAAAGGTTTCACGTGGCCGGAGATGTAGTAGGCCCGGGGCAGCCTGTTTATGCCCTCGTTGATCCTAAAAATCTCTATATTCTCGTCCTTCTTGAAGAAACCAAGCTTAAAGGAGTAGAAGTTGGTTGTCCGGTAAATATCAAAATAGACGCCTTTCCCGATGAAAAATTCAAGGGTGAAGTGGCTGAAATCCTTCCTGCCACCGCGGCTAAGTTTGCTTTAGTGCCAAGAGACGTATCAGCTGGGGAGTTTACTAAAGTGGCCCAAAGAGTACCAATCAAAATACGCATAACGGAAGGCCCGGTAAAAATTTTACGGGTAGGCCTTGGGGGCGAAGTAGAGATCAAAAGGAAATGA
- a CDS encoding DHA2 family efflux MFS transporter permease subunit, with the protein MTPSYKEITPAERVLITIIVMVGAFIAILDTTIVDIVVPKMMAPLSTDLYGIQWVITSYMTAAAVGLLLVASLGKSYGFSKIFTVGVAIFTISSAACGGATSLAEMIVFRSLQGIGEAFIMGSAQTILFSAYPPERHGLAMGIFSLGVSFAPALGPTAGGFLTEHFSWRYVFLINVPIGTLNFIAALFFLRELVPYTKKLVFNFRSYILLATASISLLIMLSKGQQYGWFQSTFIGVLAFVSAISLCLYFLSEIKSKTPLIDFSIYKIPEFGLTMGFHFFVLGFAMYQIFYLLPLYYERLKGLPTFDTGLHMLAFAGFIGIFSIISGILSDKISPVKILFVSFVLLCICSLFLLPKLNYWLPAKEAAILTIPFGIAMGTFFAPMAALALRPLGDKAGLGVAQMNYQRFIAGSFGTAIATNTLEKRASFHFQEADSLQNFNYAHMFLEKITHKLSAIFPEPLATLKAKVLIYKWQELMAYSLAFQDTFRYTFYYAALGGLFLLALAYQQKFYRRPA; encoded by the coding sequence ATGACACCCTCTTACAAAGAAATCACCCCTGCTGAAAGAGTGCTTATTACCATTATCGTAATGGTAGGTGCCTTTATCGCCATTCTTGACACCACCATTGTAGATATAGTGGTCCCTAAAATGATGGCTCCGTTATCTACCGACCTCTACGGTATTCAGTGGGTTATCACCTCTTATATGACCGCGGCGGCGGTTGGCCTCTTATTAGTGGCTTCTCTGGGTAAATCTTACGGCTTTTCCAAAATTTTTACTGTAGGAGTGGCCATTTTTACTATTTCAAGTGCCGCTTGTGGTGGCGCCACCTCTTTAGCCGAGATGATAGTCTTTCGTTCCCTTCAAGGAATAGGTGAAGCCTTTATCATGGGGTCAGCCCAAACTATTCTTTTTTCAGCCTATCCACCTGAACGCCACGGCCTAGCTATGGGTATTTTTTCTTTAGGAGTAAGTTTTGCTCCTGCCCTTGGTCCTACCGCAGGCGGATTCCTTACGGAACATTTTTCCTGGCGCTATGTTTTTTTAATAAATGTTCCGATAGGAACTCTAAATTTTATAGCCGCTCTTTTCTTTTTGCGTGAGTTAGTACCTTATACTAAAAAGCTAGTCTTTAATTTTAGAAGTTATATTTTATTAGCAACAGCTTCTATTTCTCTCTTGATCATGCTTTCTAAAGGTCAGCAATATGGCTGGTTTCAATCTACTTTTATAGGAGTTCTTGCCTTTGTCTCGGCTATATCTTTATGTCTTTATTTTCTATCTGAAATAAAAAGTAAAACACCTCTTATAGACTTTTCTATTTATAAAATACCAGAATTTGGCTTGACTATGGGCTTCCATTTCTTTGTTTTGGGATTTGCTATGTATCAAATTTTTTATCTTTTACCTCTTTATTATGAAAGGCTAAAGGGACTCCCCACTTTTGATACCGGGCTTCATATGTTAGCTTTTGCCGGCTTTATAGGTATATTTTCCATTATTTCAGGAATATTAAGTGACAAGATTTCCCCGGTAAAAATACTTTTTGTTAGCTTTGTCTTATTATGTATTTGTAGTTTGTTTCTTTTACCCAAGCTTAACTATTGGCTCCCAGCTAAAGAAGCAGCTATTCTTACCATACCTTTTGGTATAGCCATGGGTACTTTTTTTGCACCCATGGCTGCTTTAGCTCTTAGACCTTTGGGAGACAAAGCAGGTCTTGGGGTTGCCCAAATGAACTACCAACGTTTTATTGCGGGTTCTTTTGGCACTGCTATAGCCACTAATACTCTTGAAAAAAGGGCCTCTTTCCATTTTCAAGAGGCAGATAGTTTACAAAATTTCAACTATGCACATATGTTTTTAGAAAAAATTACTCATAAACTCAGTGCAATTTTCCCTGAACCTTTAGCCACCTTAAAAGCGAAGGTCTTGATTTATAAATGGCAAGAGCTTATGGCCTATTCCCTCGCCTTTCAAGATACTTTTAGATACACGTTTTATTATGCTGCTCTAGGTGGTCTTTTTCTTCTAGCCCTAGCCTATCAGCAAAAGTTTTATAGGAGGCCAGCGTGA
- the trpE gene encoding anthranilate synthase component I yields the protein MILGKPAPDKATFLKLAEAHNLIPVYQEVLVDMETPISLFYKVLVGHYGFLLESIEGGEKWARFSFIGINPFLVFRSRGTTVSLYDRHGERRFQVADPLDELKKIMSRFKAATLPELPRFFGGAVGFLSYDIVRFIEKLPDTLPETTGFSDIHLMFPEILLVYDRLKHSLFVVYNARITEGIPPEASYERALAEIEAMVRRIRGPLVYPPRATSDQETKLKPEITRERFHEMVKRAKEYIQAGDVIQVVLSQRFSGTNHIRPFDLYRALRKINPSPYLFFLRLGDETLIGSSPEILVRLEEGQVEVRPIAGTRPRGRTETEDQALAEDLLHDQKERAEHLMLVDLGRNDVGRVSAYGSVDVYELMVIERYSHVMHLVSGVRGELLPDKDMFDVLKAAFPAGTVSGAPKIRAMEIIEELEHAKRGPYAGAVGYFGFSGNMDFCITIRTLFQKGTKLYLQAGAGIVADSDPEREYQETLNKARGMIKAIELAQEGL from the coding sequence ATGATTTTAGGAAAACCTGCACCAGACAAAGCTACGTTTTTGAAGCTGGCCGAGGCCCATAATCTTATCCCCGTTTACCAGGAAGTCCTGGTGGACATGGAAACCCCTATCTCCCTTTTTTATAAAGTGTTGGTAGGGCACTACGGTTTTCTTCTAGAAAGTATAGAAGGGGGAGAAAAGTGGGCCCGTTTTAGTTTTATCGGTATAAACCCGTTTTTAGTTTTTCGCTCGCGAGGGACCACCGTTTCTCTTTACGACCGCCATGGTGAAAGGCGTTTCCAAGTGGCTGATCCTTTAGACGAGTTGAAAAAAATTATGTCTCGTTTCAAGGCAGCCACTTTGCCTGAGCTTCCCAGGTTCTTTGGCGGGGCGGTGGGATTTCTTTCCTATGATATCGTTCGTTTTATTGAAAAGCTTCCTGACACCTTACCGGAAACCACCGGTTTTTCTGATATTCATTTAATGTTTCCCGAAATCCTTTTGGTTTATGATCGCTTAAAACATTCTCTTTTCGTGGTGTATAACGCCCGTATTACCGAAGGAATTCCTCCAGAAGCTTCCTATGAGAGGGCTTTAGCTGAAATAGAGGCTATGGTGCGCCGTATAAGGGGCCCGTTGGTTTATCCTCCCCGGGCCACTTCTGACCAGGAAACCAAACTTAAACCCGAAATCACCCGCGAGCGTTTTCACGAAATGGTAAAACGGGCCAAGGAATACATACAGGCCGGTGATGTAATTCAAGTTGTTCTTTCCCAGCGTTTTTCGGGCACCAACCATATACGCCCTTTTGACCTCTATCGAGCCTTACGCAAAATAAACCCCTCTCCCTATCTTTTCTTCTTGCGTTTAGGAGACGAAACCCTTATTGGTTCGTCTCCAGAAATTTTAGTGCGTTTGGAAGAAGGCCAAGTAGAAGTGCGCCCCATCGCCGGCACCAGGCCTCGCGGCCGTACAGAAACTGAAGATCAGGCCCTGGCCGAAGACCTCCTCCACGACCAGAAAGAACGGGCTGAACATCTTATGCTGGTGGACCTTGGTCGAAATGACGTTGGCCGGGTATCGGCTTACGGAAGTGTCGATGTTTACGAACTTATGGTGATTGAACGTTATTCACACGTGATGCATTTAGTTTCAGGTGTGCGCGGCGAACTTTTACCTGATAAAGACATGTTTGACGTGTTAAAAGCCGCCTTTCCGGCGGGTACGGTTTCAGGGGCTCCTAAAATCAGAGCCATGGAAATCATTGAAGAGCTTGAGCACGCTAAACGTGGCCCTTACGCTGGAGCTGTTGGTTATTTTGGTTTTTCCGGAAACATGGATTTTTGTATCACCATAAGGACCCTTTTTCAGAAGGGCACCAAGTTATATCTTCAGGCCGGTGCCGGAATTGTGGCGGATTCAGACCCTGAACGAGAATACCAGGAAACCCTTAATAAAGCCCGTGGCATGATAAAGGCTATTGAATTAGCCCAGGAGGGACTTTAA
- a CDS encoding TolC family protein: protein MKKLLVVIVGLFCLINTSWASEELTLKDCLKQALSENPQLSSIKVRVKAAEELAQAARKEKWPTLSARYHFLHMRDQQKVVILGMDIPLSAHEKSEFDLLWNFPVFHGFSLRVKERLKELDADLASVAYERALLTLSFQVKKAYYDLLKAERGLKEAQKSVERLKAHLKTAKAFYEQGLIAKHQVLEAEVAVAQAEHTQIVAQNLVEIAKGRLNILLNRKVTAPIEIQDNLDKVPLVEKYKKYVEEALKKRPEIKAAKIAIDKAKENVRLAKSAYYPWVDVQGIYQKQGTDLLATRNPYGDRENIFFGVEVKWLLWDWGKRKREVSAARAQVYSEEAAMKDIENQISLEVRAAYLDFEAAKKRLKVAEEALKSAEENYRLNKARFKEGLGTTTDVLDAEAFLTSAQVRRIQALADLKIAYAKLLYATGLIESKN from the coding sequence GTGAAAAAACTTTTAGTGGTTATAGTGGGCCTTTTTTGTCTAATTAATACTTCTTGGGCTTCTGAAGAACTTACCTTAAAAGACTGTTTGAAACAGGCCCTTTCAGAGAACCCTCAACTTTCTTCTATCAAAGTACGCGTTAAAGCTGCCGAGGAATTGGCTCAGGCGGCTAGAAAAGAAAAGTGGCCCACCCTTTCAGCACGTTATCACTTCCTTCACATGAGAGACCAGCAAAAAGTAGTTATCCTGGGGATGGACATCCCTCTTTCTGCTCATGAGAAGTCAGAATTTGATCTTTTATGGAACTTTCCCGTATTTCACGGTTTTTCTTTAAGAGTTAAAGAACGCTTGAAAGAACTTGATGCTGATCTTGCCTCTGTAGCCTACGAGCGAGCCCTTTTAACCCTTAGTTTTCAAGTTAAAAAGGCCTATTATGATCTCCTTAAAGCTGAACGGGGCCTAAAAGAAGCCCAAAAGTCTGTAGAAAGATTGAAGGCCCATTTAAAGACTGCTAAAGCCTTTTACGAACAAGGTCTTATTGCCAAACACCAAGTGTTAGAGGCCGAAGTAGCAGTAGCTCAAGCGGAGCATACGCAAATAGTAGCCCAAAACTTAGTAGAAATTGCTAAAGGCCGCCTGAATATCTTGCTAAACCGCAAAGTAACAGCGCCTATAGAAATTCAGGATAACCTAGATAAGGTACCTCTTGTTGAAAAATATAAAAAATATGTTGAGGAAGCCCTTAAAAAACGACCCGAAATAAAAGCAGCCAAAATTGCTATTGATAAAGCAAAAGAAAACGTAAGACTTGCCAAATCAGCCTATTATCCGTGGGTGGATGTACAGGGAATCTACCAAAAACAGGGGACGGATCTCCTGGCCACGAGAAATCCTTATGGAGACAGGGAAAACATATTCTTTGGCGTTGAAGTCAAGTGGCTACTTTGGGATTGGGGGAAACGAAAAAGAGAAGTTTCTGCAGCACGAGCCCAAGTTTATTCAGAAGAAGCGGCTATGAAAGATATTGAAAATCAAATCTCTTTAGAAGTACGGGCCGCCTATCTTGACTTTGAAGCCGCTAAAAAACGTCTAAAAGTAGCTGAAGAGGCCCTAAAAAGCGCTGAAGAAAACTATCGTCTAAACAAAGCCCGTTTTAAAGAAGGACTTGGCACTACTACCGATGTCCTTGATGCGGAGGCCTTTCTTACCAGTGCTCAGGTGAGGCGTATTCAGGCCCTGGCCGATTTAAAAATAGCTTACGCCAAACTTCTATACGCCACGGGCTTAATTGAAAGCAAAAATTAG
- a CDS encoding 4Fe-4S binding protein codes for MKKRKINPISLKRAKIQWALLPIFLIAASLGWKYHWLGFVVPVAMIVGMVGGLLRGRYVCGNLCPRGAFLDRLLAKISPKREIPSFFRSSYLRAFMFAFLIGMLTFQISRDPGNIMHWGFSFWLICFVTSILAIILGIFFHHRTWCAFCPIGSFGALFGGHKRALAIEREKCVNCLLCEKVCPMTLKIASKNSNDLICNRDCIQCQECVGHCPKKILSLVKNPQGKESCAEESLPQAALQR; via the coding sequence ATGAAGAAAAGAAAGATTAACCCTATCTCTCTTAAACGAGCCAAAATCCAGTGGGCTTTACTACCCATTTTTTTGATAGCCGCAAGCCTTGGCTGGAAGTATCACTGGTTAGGTTTTGTTGTGCCGGTAGCTATGATCGTGGGTATGGTTGGTGGCCTCTTGAGGGGCCGTTACGTCTGCGGGAATCTTTGCCCACGAGGAGCTTTTCTTGACCGCTTATTGGCCAAAATAAGCCCTAAAAGAGAAATACCTTCTTTTTTCCGTAGCTCTTATTTAAGAGCCTTTATGTTTGCCTTCTTGATAGGCATGCTCACTTTCCAAATATCGCGAGACCCAGGGAATATTATGCACTGGGGTTTTAGCTTCTGGCTGATATGTTTTGTAACCAGCATACTTGCCATTATTTTGGGAATCTTTTTTCATCATCGTACCTGGTGCGCGTTTTGCCCTATAGGCTCCTTTGGAGCGCTATTCGGAGGGCATAAAAGGGCACTCGCTATTGAAAGGGAAAAATGCGTAAATTGTCTCCTTTGTGAAAAGGTCTGCCCTATGACCCTGAAAATAGCCAGCAAAAACTCAAACGACCTTATCTGTAATCGTGACTGTATTCAGTGCCAGGAATGCGTGGGCCACTGCCCTAAGAAGATACTAAGTCTGGTTAAAAATCCTCAGGGAAAAGAAAGTTGCGCAGAAGAATCACTCCCTCAGGCAGCTCTTCAGAGGTAA
- a CDS encoding CDP-alcohol phosphatidyltransferase family protein has translation MINIPNLVTILRLCLVPVVISYLLAGDHQKALIFFLIAGLSDVLDGFLARRLNQKTLLGAILDPIADKTLVDSIYLLGAYLELLPKWLAVIVVGRDFLILLGFLCLVAITKKIEVRPTYLSKATTAIQVITVVATLAKIPNLNILFYLTGVFTVLSGLHYLWLGVQAKKRGA, from the coding sequence ATGATTAACATTCCGAATTTAGTAACAATTCTCCGCCTATGTCTGGTGCCAGTGGTAATAAGCTATCTATTGGCCGGAGACCACCAAAAAGCCCTTATCTTTTTTTTAATCGCCGGCTTAAGTGACGTCCTTGACGGGTTTTTAGCCCGTCGTCTCAACCAGAAAACCCTCTTAGGTGCCATTCTTGACCCCATTGCCGACAAAACTCTCGTTGATTCTATCTATCTTTTAGGAGCTTATCTCGAGCTTTTGCCCAAATGGCTAGCTGTTATAGTAGTTGGGCGAGATTTTTTGATCCTTCTGGGCTTTTTGTGTTTGGTGGCCATAACTAAAAAAATAGAAGTGCGCCCTACATACTTGAGTAAGGCTACCACTGCTATTCAAGTGATTACGGTGGTGGCTACCTTAGCCAAAATCCCAAATCTAAATATTTTGTTCTACTTAACAGGGGTTTTTACGGTTTTATCAGGGCTACATTATTTGTGGTTGGGCGTTCAGGCCAAGAAAAGAGGGGCATGA